In a genomic window of Gadus chalcogrammus isolate NIFS_2021 chromosome 17, NIFS_Gcha_1.0, whole genome shotgun sequence:
- the pfdn2 gene encoding prefoldin subunit 2 yields MIDHMTNPSSQSHLLLNSGDSVVLCVNNLGALSCLEMAVVTRAALSTLGNTRTPSRRTTGVLSRLKQHPSKMAANGSSTASKSSNNAGGKPTGPTAEQVVGNFQRMRQEQRGMASKASEFEMENNEHSLVIETLKEVDPSRKCFRLVGGVLVERTVKEVLPALENNKEQITKIIETLSSQMQTKGRELTEYREKYNIRLVGEGEGEGQSADSRDSEGGASKGGTGVLVS; encoded by the exons ATGATAGATCACATGACCAAccccagcagccaatcacatctGCTGCTCAACTCAG gggacagtgtggttctgtgtgtcaaCAATCTGGGAGCTCTGTCCTGTTTAGAAATGGCTGTGGTCACAAGAGCTGCACTCTCTACActgg GCAACACAAGGACACCATCAAGGCGTACTACCGGGGTCCTGAGCCGACTCAAGCAACACCCTTCCAAGATGGCAGCCAACGGTAGCAGCACGGCTAGCAAGTCTAGTAACAATGCTGGGGGGAAACCAACTGGGCCGACGGCCGAACAG GTGGTGGGGAACTTCCAGAGGATGCGTCAGGAACAGCGCGGCATGGCTTCCAAGGCATCCGAGTTTGAGATGGAGAACAACGAACACAG CCTAGTAATTGAAACCCTTAAGGAAGTTGACCCTTCCAGGAAGTGCTTTCGTCTAGTAGGGGGAGTGCTTGTGGAGAGGACAGTGAAAGAGGTTCTGCCTGCATTGGAAAACAACAAAGAACAG ATCACCAAGATCATAGAGACCCTGTCCTCACAGATGCAGACCAAAGGCCGTGAACTCACGGAGTACAGGGAAAAGTACAACATCCGATTGGTCGGAGAaggcgagggagaggggcaaTCGGCAGACTCCAGGGACAGTGAGGGCGGGGCTTCGAAAGGCGGTACTGGTGTTCTGGTGTCCTAG
- the nit1 gene encoding deaminated glutathione amidase isoform X1 yields MDKNSSQSNGQGPSTLLMGCLFRKQARHFVTYSTWKSLTMQNRMSSTSNPVAAVCQMTSTPNKEANFSVGKRLVEAAREGGASMVFLPEAFDYIGSSRDETLALAESLTGDTISRYTQLASKMNVWLSLGGFHERGHDWENDRRIYNSHVIINDQGSLAAVYRKSHLFDVELPGRGVSLKESAFTIPGPALAPPVQTPIGKVGLGICYDLRFPELSLALQRQGADILTYPSAFTVATGAAHWEVLLRARAVETQCYVLAAAQVGRHHTTRASWGHALAVDPWGAVVGDCGGGEKEGSGNGGMVLVEVDLEKVRETRRNMPVQEHRRDAGFYRGLEAAVDNT; encoded by the exons ATGGATAAAAATAGCTCCCAGTCCAATGGACAGGGTCCGTCCACACTGCTTATGGG GTGTTTATTCAGAAAGCAGGCCAGGCATTTTGTGACGTATTCGACTTGGAAATCCCTGACAATGCAAAACAG GATGTCCAGTACATCCAACCCAGTGGCTGCCGTGTGTCAAATGACGTCCACGCCTAACAAGGAGGCCAACTTCTCAGTTGGCAAGAGGCTTGTGGAGGCAGCCAGAGAGGGCGGTGCGTCCATGGTGTTCCTACCAGAGGCCTTCGACTACATCGGATCCAGCCGAGACGAGACTCTGGCCCTGGCCGAGAGCTTGACCGGCGACACCATCTCGCGATACACTCAACTAGCcag CAAGATGAATGTATGGCTGTCCCTCGGCGGCTTTCACGAACGAGGCCACGATTGGGAGAACGACCGACGGATCTACAACAGTCACGTCATCATCAACGACCAAG GCTCCTTGGCGGCCGTGTACAGGAAGTCCCATCTGTTTGACGTGGAGCTACCCGGGAGGGGCGTCTCCCTCAAGGAGAGTGCCTTCACTATACCCGGACCCGCCCTTGCACCTCCTGTACAGACTCCCATTGGCAAG GTGGGATTGGGTATCTGCTATGATCTGCGGTTCCCAGAGTTATCATTGGCTCTGCAGAGACAAGGGGCAGACATCCTGACCTACCCGTCCGCCTTCACCGTGGCAACGGGCGCCGCCCACTGGGAG GTGCTGCTGCGCGCGCGGGCCGTCGAGACGCAGTGCTACGTGCTAGCGGCGGCGCAGGTGGGCCGGCACCACACCACACGCGCGTCGTGGGGCCACGCGCTGGCCGTGGACCCCTGGGGTGCGGTGGTGGGGGactgtggggggggagagaaggaggggagcgGCAACGGGGGAATGGtcctggtggaggtggacctggagaaggtgagggagaccaggaggaacATGCCGGTCCAAGAGCACCGCAGAGACGCTGGCTTCTACCGTGGGCTGGAGGCCGCCGTGGACAACACCTGA
- the nit1 gene encoding deaminated glutathione amidase isoform X2: MALMNTHAPQTSYLKCLFRKQARHFVTYSTWKSLTMQNRMSSTSNPVAAVCQMTSTPNKEANFSVGKRLVEAAREGGASMVFLPEAFDYIGSSRDETLALAESLTGDTISRYTQLASKMNVWLSLGGFHERGHDWENDRRIYNSHVIINDQGSLAAVYRKSHLFDVELPGRGVSLKESAFTIPGPALAPPVQTPIGKVGLGICYDLRFPELSLALQRQGADILTYPSAFTVATGAAHWEVLLRARAVETQCYVLAAAQVGRHHTTRASWGHALAVDPWGAVVGDCGGGEKEGSGNGGMVLVEVDLEKVRETRRNMPVQEHRRDAGFYRGLEAAVDNT; the protein is encoded by the exons ATGGCTTTAATGAACACTCATGCACCCCAAACCAGCTATTTAAA GTGTTTATTCAGAAAGCAGGCCAGGCATTTTGTGACGTATTCGACTTGGAAATCCCTGACAATGCAAAACAG GATGTCCAGTACATCCAACCCAGTGGCTGCCGTGTGTCAAATGACGTCCACGCCTAACAAGGAGGCCAACTTCTCAGTTGGCAAGAGGCTTGTGGAGGCAGCCAGAGAGGGCGGTGCGTCCATGGTGTTCCTACCAGAGGCCTTCGACTACATCGGATCCAGCCGAGACGAGACTCTGGCCCTGGCCGAGAGCTTGACCGGCGACACCATCTCGCGATACACTCAACTAGCcag CAAGATGAATGTATGGCTGTCCCTCGGCGGCTTTCACGAACGAGGCCACGATTGGGAGAACGACCGACGGATCTACAACAGTCACGTCATCATCAACGACCAAG GCTCCTTGGCGGCCGTGTACAGGAAGTCCCATCTGTTTGACGTGGAGCTACCCGGGAGGGGCGTCTCCCTCAAGGAGAGTGCCTTCACTATACCCGGACCCGCCCTTGCACCTCCTGTACAGACTCCCATTGGCAAG GTGGGATTGGGTATCTGCTATGATCTGCGGTTCCCAGAGTTATCATTGGCTCTGCAGAGACAAGGGGCAGACATCCTGACCTACCCGTCCGCCTTCACCGTGGCAACGGGCGCCGCCCACTGGGAG GTGCTGCTGCGCGCGCGGGCCGTCGAGACGCAGTGCTACGTGCTAGCGGCGGCGCAGGTGGGCCGGCACCACACCACACGCGCGTCGTGGGGCCACGCGCTGGCCGTGGACCCCTGGGGTGCGGTGGTGGGGGactgtggggggggagagaaggaggggagcgGCAACGGGGGAATGGtcctggtggaggtggacctggagaaggtgagggagaccaggaggaacATGCCGGTCCAAGAGCACCGCAGAGACGCTGGCTTCTACCGTGGGCTGGAGGCCGCCGTGGACAACACCTGA